In a single window of the Magnolia sinica isolate HGM2019 chromosome 7, MsV1, whole genome shotgun sequence genome:
- the LOC131251926 gene encoding probable carboxylesterase 15: protein MVAEKKVIDEVSGWFRIYDDGSIDRMWTGPPEVGFLAKSVPPSDTFIDGVATRDVIINNGLGLSSRIYIPERKPDDTAKLPVLLHFHGGGFCISRADWYMYHQIYTRLVSSARAICISAEMRLAPEHRLPAAIDDCYEALLWLRAMARAELPEPWIELGARADFNRVFLIGDSAGGNLVHEVAARAGSEEWSPLRIAGGLLLHPGFVREERSKSEMELQSESTFLTIEMVDKFLAMALPIGSTKDHPITCPMGPDAPQLGDLRLPPLLVAVGQKDLMRDTQLEYVEKMKKAGQDVELLLSPGLGHCFYLNKIAIDSDPETAAQTDIVIATVSDFVGRH, encoded by the coding sequence ATGGTGGCCGAGAAGAAGGTCATTGACGAAGTCTCCGGCTGGTTTCGGATCTACGACGATGGGTCCATCGATCGTATGTGGACCGGGCCCCCTGAGGTAGGGTTCCTGGCCAAATCTGTGCCCCCATCAGACACATTCATCGATGGGGTTGCAACCCGTGATGTGATCATCAACAATGGTTTGGGCCTCTCTTCTCGAATCTATATACCCGAGAGGAAGCCCGATGATACCGCCAAGCTGCCCGTGCTCCTACACTTCCATGGTGGAGGCTTCTGTATTAGCCGAGCTGATTGGTACATGTACCACCAAATCTACACTCGGTTAGTCAGCTCGGCTCGAGCCATTTGCATCTCAGCTGAGATGCGGCTCGCGCCAGAGCATCGGCTTCCAGCAGCAATTGATGATTGCTACGAAGCCCTGCTCTGGCTCCGAGCCATGGCTCGGGCTGAACTGCCTGAACCATGGATCGAACTTGGAGCCAGAGCAGATTTCAACCGAGTCTTCCTTATAGGAGACTCAGCCGGCGGCAACCTCGTTCACGAGGTAGCTGCCCGTGCAGGCTCTGAAGAATGGAGCCCGCTACGAATAGCCGGGGGTTTGTTATTACACCCCGGCTTCGTCCGAGAAGAGCGGAGCAAGTCCGAGATGGAGCTCCAGTCAGAGTCGACGTTCCTGACCATCGAGATGGTGGACAAGTTCTTGGCCATGGCATTGCCAATTGGAAGCACTAAGGACCACCCAATCACGTGTCCGATGGGCCCTGATGCACCCCAGCTCGGAGATCTACGGCTGCCGCCGTTGCTCGTTGCAGTGGGCCAGAAAGATCTGATGCGGGACACGCAGTTGGAGTATgtggagaaaatgaagaaagctGGCCAGGACGTTGAATTGCTGCTCAGCCCGGGTTTGGGCCACTGCTTCTACCTCAACAAGATTGCAATCGATTCGGATCCTGAAACGGCTGCCCAAACGGATATCGTAATCGCTACTGTTTCCGACTTCGTCGGGAGACACTGA